From the genome of Rathayibacter sp. VKM Ac-2804:
TGCTGGCCCGCCTGCTCTCGCCGAGCGACTTCGGTCTGCTCGCGGCCGTCACGGCCATCGTCGGTGTCGCGGACCTGGTCCGCGACTTCGGTCTGACCGGCGCGATCATCCAGGCCAAGAAGATGAGCGAGACCGTGTGGCGGTCCGTGCTCTGGCTGTCGGTCGCGCTGGGTGTGGTCGGCACGATCGTGATCGGCGCCTCCGCCTGGCTCATCGCCGGCATCTACAACGAGCAGGCGCTGGTCGTCCTGACGCTCGCCGTCGCGCCGACCCTCTTCATCAACAGCCTCTGCATGCCGCTCCAGGCGCGCGTGCAGAAGGAGATGAAGTTCGGCCTGATGGCGCAGATCGACGTCGTCTCGATGCTCGTCGGCGTGATCGGCTCGATCGTCGCCGCGTTCCTCGGCTGGGGCGTCTGGTCGCTCGTCGTGCTGCAGGGCGGCGCGCTGATCTACCGGTTCATCGCGCTCTGGGTCGCGGCCCGGCCCACCTTCGGCCGGCCGCAGATCTCGCGCGAGGTCATCCCGCTGGTCACCACCGGCGGCAGCATCTTCGGCGTCCAGCTGCTCAACTACTTCGCCCGCAACGTCGACAACGTGCTGATCGGCGCGCAGCTCGGCACAGGCGTGCTGGGTCAGTACACCCGCGCCTACTCGCTCTTCCTCCTGCCGCTGCAGCAGCTCAACGGCCCGCTCGGCCGCGTCGCGCTGCCGGTGCTGTCCTCGCTCCAGGACGACGGCGAGCGCTACCGCCGCTACGTCCGCGGCGCGCTGCTCGTCATCGGGTACCTCACGCTGCCCACCTTCGGCGTCCTCGCGGCACTCGCCGGGCCGCTGGTCGAGCTCCTCCTGGGATCGCAGTGGTCGTCGTCGGCCACGATCCTGTCGCTGCTGTCCATCGCGGGCATCGCGCAGGGCATCGGCAACGTGCAGGGCTGGATCTACATCTCGCTCGGCCGCGTGCACCGCCAACTGGTGTACTACGTGGTCACCCGCCCGCTCGTCATCGGCTCGTTCTTCGTGGGCCTGTGGTGGAACGGCGTCGAGGGCCTCGCGCTGCTCTACGGCCTCACCACCCTGGCGCTGCTCGTCCCCGGATTCTGGCTGGCGATCCGCGGCACCTTCGTGCGCGGCTCCGACGTGATCGTGCCCGTCCTGCGTCCGGCGCTCGTCGTGCCGTTCATGTTCGGCGCGGCCTGGGCCGTCGGCGCGTACACCGACCTGCCCGCGATCCTCCACCTGCTCGTCGGCGGACTCGCCTCGCTGGTGCCGCTGGCGCTCGCGATGGCGATCCCGGCCTACCGCCGCGACATGAACCAGATCCTCGCGTTCGTGAAGCAGGTCCGGAAGCCCAAGCCCAAGGGCCCGGCGACTCCTGCCTCTCCTGCTCCGCAGACCACCCCGGCCGCCGAGGGAGGCGCCGCATGACCCGCTCCACCCGCTCCCGTCGCGCCGGCGTCCTGGCCGTCGTGGCCGTCGCCGCCGCGCTGCTGGCCGGGTGCACCTCCGCCCCGGCTCCCGCCGAGACGACCGAGCCCGCCGCCTCGGGCGAGCTGCCGTTCGCGGCCGGCTCGATCGCCGCGATGGGCGACTCGATCTCGGTCGGCGTCGCCGCCTGCGGGCAGAACAAGCCCTGCCCCAGCGCGTCCTGGACGACGGGCGAGGACGAGACGGTCGACTCGGTCGCCCGCCGCGCCGGCGAGTCGGTCGGCGCCGTGCCCGAGATCGAGAACGTCGCCTCCAAGGGCGCGACCTCGGCCGAGCTGCCGCGCCAGGCCGAGAAGGCCGTCGCCGCCGCGCCCGACCTGGTCACGATCCTGATCGGCGCGAACGACGTCTGCCGCAAGAACAGCGCCGACATCACCACGCCGGACGCCTTCCGCGCCAACGTCACGACCGCGCTGACGACGCTCTCCACCGGCGCTCCGGAGGCGACGGTCTTCGTCTCCTCCGTGCCGAACCTGCTCGACTTCTTCGAGACCGAGCGCGGCGACGCCGAGGCGGTCTCGCGCTGGGCCGGCAGCTCCAACTGCAACTCGCTGCTCTACGAGCCCACCTCGGACGACGCGGAGGCGCAGGCCCGCCGCGACAACGTCTCGACGACGATCGACGCCTACAACGACGTCCTCGCCGACGTCTGCGGTGCGACCGCGAACTGCGTCTACGACCAGGGCGCCCTGCACGACTTCGACGTGACCTCCGACGACATCTCCGACGTCGACCACTTCCACCCGTCGCTGGCGGGCCAGGCGAGGCTCGCGGACATCGCCTGGACGGCGCTGCTCGCCAACGCCTCCTGAGGCGCTGAGCGGGCCGCCTGAGGGCGCCTGCGGGACGACCGCGAGGGCGGGGGAGCTGCGGCTCCTCCGCCCTTCTGCGTGCGCGGAGGGCGCTGCGCGCCGCCCGCGGCTCGCTCCGGCCCGGTTCGGCACGTGGAAGCAGCTCCGGCTCGCGGAATCCCAGGGATTCGGCGAGCCGGAGGTGGTTCGGCGTGCCGGAGGTGATCCGGCGCGCGGAGGGCGCAGCGGCCCCCGCGTCAGACGGCCTCGAAGCGGGTGTCGCCGCGCTCGGGGCGCCAGGACGGCACCGTGGCGGACGCGCGGCGCCGCGAGCGCGCACGGGACGGGCTGAAGCGGAACGGCGGCACGGTCGGGGCCAGCGCGGCGGTGCGGCTCGCGGCGCGCAGCAGCAGCTCCTCGGTCAGCTCCTCCGGAGCGGCGGCGATCGCGAGGCCGCGCTGGTCGAGCTCGCGGGCGATCTGGATCTGGTGGTCGTCGATGTGCTCGCCGCGCGCGACGAGGCGCGGGACCAGGATCGGGACCTTGCCGTTCTCGATGGCCGTGATGGCGGCGCCGGTGCCCGCGTGGGCGATGACGACGTCCGCCTCCTTCACGGCCTCCTGGAGCTCGTGGTGCGGCACGCTCGCGCGGCCCTCGATGCCGTAGGGCGAGACGTCGGCGAGACCGGTCTGCCAGAGCACCTCGGCGTCCTTCAGCAGCGGCACCGACGCGGCGATCAGCCGGTCGAAGGGGTAGAGGTCCTGGGTGCCGACGGAGATCACCGCGCGACGGATCGCGGAGACGGGCTCATCGGGGCCGGTCGTGTAGGCGTCGAAGATCGAGCCGCCGAAGAGCCAGCGCTCGTCGGCCCAGACCGGGTACTGCGTGTAGGTGTTGACGCCGGGCAGGCGCGACATGATCTTGCCGGTGATCGAGGGGCCGTCGGCGCGCGCGGCGCTCTCGACGTAGTGGCACTCGATGCCGCGCAGCGACGCCTCGGGCATGAACGACACGGCCGGGCTCGAGCCGGTGCTGAAGACGGCGGAGTAGTCGCCCTTGGCCAGGATGCGGTGCGCGATCAGCGCGTTCTCGGCGATCGGCCGGGCGTCGCGCGGGGCGGCGAAGCGGCTGTAGGTGACCTTCCGGCCCTCGAGGAGGGAGCGGCTGAGGCCGTTGTCGAAGGTGACCCAGTGCTGGTCGGCGGGATCGATCCCGAAGCGGGAGGACAGCGTGAACAGCTGCTTCAGATGCCCTCCACCGGAGCAGACGAACAGGAACTGTGACATGGCGACCCTTCTTGCGTCCGGGGGAGCTTTCGGGCTCGTCCTCCGGCGGAAGCTGACTGAGGCGGTAGTGCAGGGCTGGGTGTGGTGGGGGTGGGTGGTGCGGGGGCGGCGTGGAGCCGGGCGCGAGCCCCGCTCTCTGCAGGAGCGGCCCCGTGGGGGGGAGATCGGGCGGCGTCGTGACCGCGCTCTCCCCGGAGTGCGTCAGGACGTGGGGGCGTCCCGGGCATCGGCGGGTCGACGCTCAGGGGGACGCGCGCGGGGTGGGGCGGGGAGCCTGCGCTGCATCGTCGTCCTGGTCGGTCGGGTGGTTCTCGGGCGGGTGAGGATCGTGACGTCGGGTGCGACGCGGGGCCGGCACGGCGGGATCCGCTCCTGCGCCTGGGCGTGTGCTCGCCGTCCGAGGACGAGGGCACAGCGGAACGGGCCGCGGTGCCACCCCCACGATAGTGAGGCACCCGTTCCCTGGCTACTTCGGAGTCGGACCCCTGGGTGGATTGACCTAGCCCGCGTGGAGCGCCGACGGGGCGGAGCCGCCCGAGCGGGCGCGGCCGCCGTTGCGGTCGAGCAGGATGTCGAGGACCGTCTCGTGCCGGGCGGCCCAGGAGTTC
Proteins encoded in this window:
- a CDS encoding lipopolysaccharide biosynthesis protein; translation: MEPRRDDARVTGSTPAGGSSARHGTTASDAQIEAAIDDTAHTTETLATDAIAQSPTVGDGPNLPPASPKSDLGHKASRGVIQTLGGLWGKTAIQLISTIVLARLLSPSDFGLLAAVTAIVGVADLVRDFGLTGAIIQAKKMSETVWRSVLWLSVALGVVGTIVIGASAWLIAGIYNEQALVVLTLAVAPTLFINSLCMPLQARVQKEMKFGLMAQIDVVSMLVGVIGSIVAAFLGWGVWSLVVLQGGALIYRFIALWVAARPTFGRPQISREVIPLVTTGGSIFGVQLLNYFARNVDNVLIGAQLGTGVLGQYTRAYSLFLLPLQQLNGPLGRVALPVLSSLQDDGERYRRYVRGALLVIGYLTLPTFGVLAALAGPLVELLLGSQWSSSATILSLLSIAGIAQGIGNVQGWIYISLGRVHRQLVYYVVTRPLVIGSFFVGLWWNGVEGLALLYGLTTLALLVPGFWLAIRGTFVRGSDVIVPVLRPALVVPFMFGAAWAVGAYTDLPAILHLLVGGLASLVPLALAMAIPAYRRDMNQILAFVKQVRKPKPKGPATPASPAPQTTPAAEGGAA
- a CDS encoding GDSL-type esterase/lipase family protein; this translates as MTRSTRSRRAGVLAVVAVAAALLAGCTSAPAPAETTEPAASGELPFAAGSIAAMGDSISVGVAACGQNKPCPSASWTTGEDETVDSVARRAGESVGAVPEIENVASKGATSAELPRQAEKAVAAAPDLVTILIGANDVCRKNSADITTPDAFRANVTTALTTLSTGAPEATVFVSSVPNLLDFFETERGDAEAVSRWAGSSNCNSLLYEPTSDDAEAQARRDNVSTTIDAYNDVLADVCGATANCVYDQGALHDFDVTSDDISDVDHFHPSLAGQARLADIAWTALLANAS
- a CDS encoding glycosyltransferase, with product MSQFLFVCSGGGHLKQLFTLSSRFGIDPADQHWVTFDNGLSRSLLEGRKVTYSRFAAPRDARPIAENALIAHRILAKGDYSAVFSTGSSPAVSFMPEASLRGIECHYVESAARADGPSITGKIMSRLPGVNTYTQYPVWADERWLFGGSIFDAYTTGPDEPVSAIRRAVISVGTQDLYPFDRLIAASVPLLKDAEVLWQTGLADVSPYGIEGRASVPHHELQEAVKEADVVIAHAGTGAAITAIENGKVPILVPRLVARGEHIDDHQIQIARELDQRGLAIAAAPEELTEELLLRAASRTAALAPTVPPFRFSPSRARSRRRASATVPSWRPERGDTRFEAV